A single window of Nicotiana tomentosiformis chromosome 1, ASM39032v3, whole genome shotgun sequence DNA harbors:
- the LOC104106313 gene encoding receptor-like protein EIX2, translating into MKALPITFCFFLFFILTNTTFSVCIGICRENEQQALESLKKEVYDPSNFLSSWIVGKDCCEWEGVVCHNLNRHVIELQIINDLYGPNLVRINNLEWLPSLLNLENLGIYSVDLSNATNWLQVINMLPSLVDLHLYRCRLHYIPHLLHHNFSSLETLDLSQNNFSSSIPKWVFNLPSLVSLDLSDSNLIGPFPEGPVNFTSLTAFRASDNSFNCLLPRWLFDLNNLEYLELGSSGIEGAIPNEARNITKLKNLDLSSNNLNSTIPNWLYRCKDLESLRLYRNNIEGIVSNAISNLSSIKSIDLSKNMLSGKLPNVIGKLSKLRSFSLSENLFEGEVFELFNSRSNFLPAGLRNSSSLAELILKNNKLTGTLPESLSQLPVLEIIDISNNRLEGVVTESHFTNWTQLRHFFASNNNLTLKVSQKWIPPFQAIRIQIGGWNIGPLFPMWLQTQKNIERVDISNGGIQGEVPTWFWNLSSQIEYLDLSHNRFFGVVPTISTPYILLILLGSNNFSGPLPQVSPHLFELDLSNNSFSGGLSHFLCETNKNGSYMLEILNLEGNDLSGEIPDCWMNWLMLSVLNLGDNNLIGGIPRSMEVLSNLNSLDFRRNRLTGPLPSSLAKCRGLLKLDLAENEFVGQVPPWLGMKFSDLIILSLSSNKFYGELPPEICHLKDLQILDLANNSFFGTIPRCISNLTAMVAGDKLGEADIEYVSFDFGEIVRESAMVTTKGNNYQYDKTLALVSSMDMSSNNLSGNIPISFTSLVSLRFCNFSTNHLTGTIPNGIGDMKVLESLDLSKNQLSGQIPQSISSLSTLSFLNMSYNNLSGKIPVSTQLQSFNSSSFQGNELCGLPLLANCSSGGQNPDVDTEKDDSDEDELDWFYIAMSIGFGLSFWGVCSCLLFKRSWRHAYYRFLDSCWESLCVKIQIWGWI; encoded by the coding sequence ATGAAAGCGTTACCGATAACATTCTGTTTTTTCTTGTTTTTCATTTTGACAAACACCACGTTTAGTGTTTGTATTGGCATTTGCAGAGAAAATGAGCAACAAGCGTTGGAGAGTCTAAAGAAAGAAGTATATGATCCCTCAAATTTTCTCTCCTCTTGGATTGTTGGAAAAGACTGTTGTGAATGGGAAGGAGTTGTGTGCCACAATCTGAATCGTCATGTGATTGAGCTACAGATAATCAATGATTTGTACGGACCAAATCTTGTAAGGATCAATAACCTTGAGTGGCTGCCAAGTCTTTTAAATCTTGAGAATCTGGGGATTTATAGTGTGGATCTCAGCAATGCAACTAACTGGCTACAGGTCATTAACATGCTTCCTTCTCTTGTTGATCTTCATTTATATAGATGTAGACTTCATTATATACCACATTTACTTCATCATAATTTTTCTTCACTTGAAACACTCGACCTTTCTCAGAACAACTTTAGTTCTTCtattcccaaatgggttttcaatCTCCCTAGTCTTGTTTCTCTTGATTTGAGTGATAGTAATTTAATTGGCCCTTTTCCCGAAGGTCCCGTTAACTTTACTTCTCTCACGGCCTTCAGGGCAAGTGACAACTCTTTCAATTGTCTTTTACCGAGATGGTTGTTTGATCTTAATAATCTTGAATATCTTGAGCTTGGTTCTAGTGGTATTGAAGGTGCGATACCGAATGAGGCTAGAAACATAACAAAACTTAAAAATCTTGATCTTTCATCCAACAACCTCAACTCCACTATCCCGAATTGGTTATATCGATGCAAAGATTTGGAATCACTTAGGCTTTACAGAAACAATATTGAGGGAATAGTTTCAAATGcgatttcaaatttgagctcaataAAGAGTATTGACCTTTCTAAAAATATGCTTTCTGGAAAATTACCAAATGTAATTGGAAAGTTATCGAAACTACGTTCGTTTAGTCTCTCTGAAAATCTATTTGAAGGAGAAGTATTTGAATTGTTCAACAGTAGGAGTAATTTCCTTCCAGCAGGATTGAGAAATAGTTCTTCTTTGGCGGAATTGATACTAAAAAACAATAAACTGACAGGAACACTCCCAGAAAGTCTTAGCCAACTCCCAGTGCTAGAAATCATTGACATCTCTAACAATAGGTTGGAAGGTGTTGTAACAGAAAGTCATTTCACCAACTGGACACAATTAAGACACTTCTTTGCATCTAACAATAATCTGACTTTAAAAGTGAGTCAGAAGTGGATTCCACCTTTCCAAGCCATTCGTATTCAAATAGGCGGCTGGAATATAGGTCCTCTGTTTCCCATGTGGCTCCAGACTCAAAAGAATATAGAGCGTGTGGACATATCAAATGGTGGAATACAAGGTGAGGTTCCAACTTGGTTTTGGAACTTATCTTCTCAAATTGAGTATCTCGATCTTTCTCATAACCGATTTTTTGGTGTGGTTCCAACCATCTCAACACCTTATATTTTGTTAATATTATTGGGTTCCAACAATTTCAGTGGTCCACTACCTCAGGTTTCACCCCATCTATTTGAGCTAGACCTCTCGAACAATTCCTTTTCAGGAGGTTTATCTCACTTCTTGTGCGAAACAAATAAGAACGGATCCTACATGTTGGAGATCTTAAACCTTGAGGGAAATGATTTGTCAGGAGAAATTCCTGATTGTTGGATGAACTGGTTAATGTTGAGCGTTTTAAACTTGGGGGACAATAACTTGATTGGAGGCATACCGAGATCCATGGAGGTTTTAAGTAATTTGAATTCTTTGGACTTCCGAAGAAATAGACTTACTGGTCCATTACCTTCATCATTGGCAAAATGTAGAGGGTTGCTGAAACTTGATTTAGCTGAGAACGAATTCGTAGGACAAGTACCACCATGGTTAGGAATGAAGTTTTCAGATTTGATAATCCTTAGCCTTAGCTCAAACAAATTCTATGGTGAATTGCCTCCAGAAATTTGTCACCTCAAAGATCTTCAAATCTTAGACCTTGCAAACAATAGTTTCTTTGGAACTATACCAAGGTGTATTAGCAATTTAACAGCAATGGTCGCCGGAGATAAGTTGGGGGAAGCTGATATTGAGtatgtttcttttgattttggagAAATTGTGAGAGAAAGCGCAATGGTGACAACTAAAGGCAATAACTACCAGTATGATAAAACATTGGCGTTGGTTTCAAGCATGGATATGTCTAGCAATAATCTCTCTGGAAATATTCCTATAAGTTTTACCAGTCTTGTAAGTTTGAGATTCTGTAATTTCTCAACAAACCATCTAACAGGTACGATCCCTAATGGCATTGGCGACATGAAAGTGCTCGAATCCCTTGATCTTTCAAAAAATCAACTTTCTGGCCAAATCCCGCAAAGCATTTCGAGTTTGTCAACTTTGAGCTTCTTGAATATGTCTTATAACAATTTGTCGGGAAAGATACCTGTGAGCACTCAACTTCAAAGCTTTAATTCCTCGAGTTTCCAGGGAAATGAGCTTTGCGGGCTTCCACTCTTGGCGAACTGCAGTTCAGGTGGTCAAAATCCTGATGTTGATACTGAAAAAGATGATAGTGATGAAGATGAACTTGATTGGTTCTACATTGCAATGTCAATAGGATTTGGTCTAAGCTTTTGGGGAGTATGTTCTTGTTTGCTTTTCAAGAGATCATGGAGACATGCCTATTATCGTTTTTTAGATAGTTGTTGGGAATCCTTGTGTGTAAAGATACAAATATGGGGATGGATATGA